CGCAGCTGCACCGGCTCTGGACCGTTGCCGAGATCGTGCGGCACCGTCACGACCGCCAGGGCCGAGCTGCCGTTGCCCGATGCGTCCGTCGCTGCATAGATGATCTGGTACGTCCGCCCCGTTCCGTCGGCCGATCGCTCCGCGCGCAGCAGGAGGCCGGTCTCTCCGGTCAGGGCGATGTCGCCGGTCGTCCGCCCGTCCCCCTCGCCCGGCGCGTCGTCCGGCTCGCTGCTCTGCACATCGACCAGGCGCGCGCGGGGGGAGGGATCGCATCGATCGGCCACCTGCCAGACCGCCCGCACGGGAACGAGGCGGTGATTGGGCGGCCAGAGGAGCGCCGGGTCGGCCGCGAGGGTCAGCACCGGCGGGGCCGTGTCCCTTACCGTGATCGCGACGGTTCCGGTGGAGGTCGCGCCGCCGAGACCGGTGACCCGCAGCGTGACCGCGTTCGGGCCCAGCGGCAGGGCCGCCTGGAGGACGGGGCCGCTGCCCAGAAGACGCTCGGTCGGCTGGCCGAAATTGGTGAACCAGTCGTAGGAGGTGATGACCGCTCCGGAGCCGGGCGGGCCGGAGAGGCTGCCGTCGAGCGTGACGGTGGACGCGCCGGCGGCCTGGCATTCCACGCTCGAGGGGGCCTGGATCACGCACGTCGGGGCCGGCAGCGGGCCTATCGTCATGCGCGACTCCCCCTGGTGGAGGAAGGGCCCGAACCGCGTCGCGGGGAGAGTCGTTCCGTTGTCGGCCATGAGGTAGAGCTCGTAGATCCGACCTGGGACGAGCGACGAGATGTCCAGATCGGCCGGGAGGCCGGGGCTGTCTTCGTACGGCACGCTCAAGGCCAAATCATAGGGGACCGATGCCTGGAGACCGTCGACGGTGGCGCCGAGCAGCAGGAGATCCGAGGAATCGGCGGGGATCTTGATGTTGCGGGCGCAGATTCGGGCGGGATAAGTCACGCCGGCCAGATCGAGAGACGGGACGAACGGAGACTCGGGGTGGTGGCAGGTGCCGCGGGCGATCAGAGTGTCGGCCTGCCCGTCGTGACAGGCGTAGCGAGAGTCCAGGTCGAACGCGAAAGCACCGCTCGCGTCGAACGAGAAGCCGAGGCCCTCCCCCTGGATTCGTCCGGTGTACCCCGACTGGCTGCAAGGGTTCGTGAACTGGGCCCGGTTGGGGATGCCGATTTCGCGGTAGGAATCGATCTCCACCGAGCCTGAGAGAAGGAGTCCCTGCGGGTCCTTCGCGAAGGCGAAGACTTCCAGGACGTCGCCGCCGTCCTGGAGAATGTCCTGAAGGGTCAGTCCCGGCTGGCAGGCATCCCCCGCGCCGTCGCCGTCGTTGTCCTCCTGCGCCGGGTTCGCGATCGAGGGGCAGTTGTCGCAGGCATCCCCCCGGCCGTCCGTGTCCTCGTCCTCCTGCCCGGGATTGAGTGTCGCGGGGCAGTTGTCGCAGAGATCTCCCGCGCCGTCCCTGTCCGCATCCGGCTGGTCCGGGTCGGACAGGGAGGGGCAGTCGTCGCAGGCGTCGCCGACGCCGTCGTGATCCTGGTCGGTCTGCAGGGGATTCTGTTTGAACGGACAGTTGTCGGTGGGGCAGAGGTTGGCCGGGAAACCCGGGTTGCCGAGACCGTCCCCGTCCGTGTCGGTGCAGGTGTCGGTGGCATCGGGGAGCCCGTCTTCGTCGCGGTCGCCCGCGCGCCCCTGGTTGATCAGGGTCATGTAGCGTTCGCCGTGGGTGAAGAAGTCCCCTTCGGTCCCGACCGGAGGTGTCGTGCCGTCGGTGAGATGGATGTCCAGATGGTGCCGGTCCTGGTCGTTCAGCGGTGGAAGAGGGATGCTCTTCGGAAGACCCGCCGTGAATGGGAACTCGTAGACCGGCCCCGCGGGTGTCGTGAACTGGACCAGGCTGAGATCGAAGTAGTTGACCAGAAGGTCGAAGCGGTCGTCGCGGTTCACGTCGTTGATGGCGCAGACCTGGATCGGCAGCGGCACGCCGAAGAGATTGAGTCCCGTCGCCCCCGAAGACGAGGGCTCGGAGCAGGCTCCCAGGCGGAGCAGGTATCTTTCGGTTGCGCCGCAGCTCAACCCGATCTGGGTCGTCGCGGAGAAATAGTCGAGGAGCATCGGCGCTCCGTAGAAGCCATAGGAATAGGCCACGCCGCCACGCCGATCGGGGAAGAGGAACCCCTGGTTGCAGCCGGGCAGGCGGTACAGATCCTGGAGCAGGGTCTGGGGTGGCTTGGTCGGATAGATGCGCAGCGTTCCCTGGAGCGGGTCGTCCTGCGGATCCCGGACGAGGACCGAAACCTCGAGATTCTCTCCGCCGTCCTCCTGCACCTCCGCCGAACCCAGGAGCGGCTGGCAGGTGTCTCCAAAGTCGGCGCTGCAGTTGTCGTCCGAGCAGATGTTGATCGGAAAGCTGCTGTCCCCCAGGCCGTCGCCGTCGCTGTCGGTGCACGTATCGATGCCATTCGGCACGCCGTCGCCGTCGAAATCGAAGGAGGTGACGAGGTCGAGCATTACGCTCACGCTGTGCGACAGAAAGCCGGAGGCGGCCAGGTCGGGGGCCCCGTCGCCGTTGAAGTCGGCGACGACAGCGCGAACCGGATCGGCCCCTGTCCGGATGCGCACGGGCAGGGCGAACGAGCCGTTTCCGCGGCCCGGAAGGAGGGAGATTTCACCGCTGACAGCGCTCGTAACCGCCAGATCGAGATTGCCGTCCAGGTTGGGATCGGTGACGACGAGATTCACCGGCCTGATACCGGCCTCGAGGATCGCGCTCTCGCGGAAGGTCCCGTCCCCCCGGCCTGAAAGAATCAGGACGTCGCCTGTGTCCGCGACGGCGAGATCCTGCGTGCCGTTCTCGTCCCAGTCGCCGACGACGATGTCCAGAGGCGGATCTCCGTCGCCGTAACCGCGGGAGAAGGCGAAGGTGCCGTCCCCCTGACCCAGATAGACGAAGACCTGGCCCATGAAGCCACCGCCGACGGCCAGATCGCTTCGCCCGTCCCGGTTGAAATCGCCCACGGCCACGCCGACAGGGTTGTACCCGACCGCGTGGTCGTCGGCCACCGAGAACGTCCCGTCGCCGCGGCCGAGCAGGATCGAGACCGTCCCGGTGCCGAAGCTCTGGGGGCTGCTGACGACGGCCAGGTCCAGTCTGCCGTCCGAGTTGAAGTCGCCGCTCGCGAGGGACGTGGCCGGGTCCCCCAGCGACATGCGACCGAGGGTGCGGAACTGGCCGTCGGGGGTGCCGAGAAACACCGACAGACCGTTGACCTCGCCGTTCACCACCGACAGGTCCGGCAGGCCGTCCGAGTTGAAATCGCCGGACAGCATCTCGCCGGGAGCCGCGCCGCTCTGCAGCCGCGTGCGCAGCTCGAACGTGCCGTCGCCGTGTCCCGAGTAGATCCAGACTTCCCCCCCGTACGTGTTCGAGATCGCCAGGTCGTTCTTCCCGTCGCGATCGAAGTCGGCAGCGGCCAGGCCGGTCGAATAGAAGGTGTCCGGAAAGGGGGGGAGCACCTTGAAGATTTCGTTGGGAGCGGC
This DNA window, taken from Candidatus Dormiibacterota bacterium, encodes the following:
- a CDS encoding FG-GAP-like repeat-containing protein, with product MPHPLPARVILLLLFLVALCVAGTALAAPNEIFKVLPPFPDTFYSTGLAAADFDRDGKNDLAISNTYGGEVWIYSGHGDGTFELRTRLQSGAAPGEMLSGDFNSDGLPDLSVVNGEVNGLSVFLGTPDGQFRTLGRMSLGDPATSLASGDFNSDGRLDLAVVSSPQSFGTGTVSILLGRGDGTFSVADDHAVGYNPVGVAVGDFNRDGRSDLAVGGGFMGQVFVYLGQGDGTFAFSRGYGDGDPPLDIVVGDWDENGTQDLAVADTGDVLILSGRGDGTFRESAILEAGIRPVNLVVTDPNLDGNLDLAVTSAVSGEISLLPGRGNGSFALPVRIRTGADPVRAVVADFNGDGAPDLAASGFLSHSVSVMLDLVTSFDFDGDGVPNGIDTCTDSDGDGLGDSSFPINICSDDNCSADFGDTCQPLLGSAEVQEDGGENLEVSVLVRDPQDDPLQGTLRIYPTKPPQTLLQDLYRLPGCNQGFLFPDRRGGVAYSYGFYGAPMLLDYFSATTQIGLSCGATERYLLRLGACSEPSSSGATGLNLFGVPLPIQVCAINDVNRDDRFDLLVNYFDLSLVQFTTPAGPVYEFPFTAGLPKSIPLPPLNDQDRHHLDIHLTDGTTPPVGTEGDFFTHGERYMTLINQGRAGDRDEDGLPDATDTCTDTDGDGLGNPGFPANLCPTDNCPFKQNPLQTDQDHDGVGDACDDCPSLSDPDQPDADRDGAGDLCDNCPATLNPGQEDEDTDGRGDACDNCPSIANPAQEDNDGDGAGDACQPGLTLQDILQDGGDVLEVFAFAKDPQGLLLSGSVEIDSYREIGIPNRAQFTNPCSQSGYTGRIQGEGLGFSFDASGAFAFDLDSRYACHDGQADTLIARGTCHHPESPFVPSLDLAGVTYPARICARNIKIPADSSDLLLLGATVDGLQASVPYDLALSVPYEDSPGLPADLDISSLVPGRIYELYLMADNGTTLPATRFGPFLHQGESRMTIGPLPAPTCVIQAPSSVECQAAGASTVTLDGSLSGPPGSGAVITSYDWFTNFGQPTERLLGSGPVLQAALPLGPNAVTLRVTGLGGATSTGTVAITVRDTAPPVLTLAADPALLWPPNHRLVPVRAVWQVADRCDPSPRARLVDVQSSEPDDAPGEGDGRTTGDIALTGETGLLLRAERSADGTGRTYQIIYAATDASGNGSSALAVVTVPHDLGNGPEPVQLRLAPGGPAGLVQVYWNQVPGALSYDLLSGDVGSLAVGGSRITLGSVSLLARSMSGTAWEEDFAQPRPAPGRALFYLVQYHDSAGASGYGTEGVPLPGEPEPYAEPAAAAGPAGPDGPRKR